In Candidatus Chlorohelix allophototropha, one DNA window encodes the following:
- a CDS encoding thiol-disulfide oxidoreductase DCC family protein gives MSIIKKPPALLLYDATCRFCTASSQQALKLAPKGSIKPLDINNPEIQARYHIKAKAAQREMHIVTPEGKIIKGAQAVRYILYLNKGLKPLSYLWKVPGFDVLAQSAYLLVADNRYLLMGKQEVACQDDACEVYLGKSKS, from the coding sequence ATGAGTATTATTAAAAAGCCCCCGGCGTTATTGCTATACGATGCCACCTGTCGCTTTTGCACCGCCAGCAGTCAACAGGCTTTGAAGCTGGCTCCAAAGGGTAGTATAAAGCCACTTGACATAAATAACCCTGAAATTCAAGCGCGTTACCATATCAAAGCAAAAGCGGCGCAACGTGAAATGCACATTGTGACCCCTGAAGGCAAAATTATCAAAGGGGCGCAAGCAGTTCGCTATATTTTGTATTTAAATAAGGGGCTTAAACCGCTATCCTATCTCTGGAAAGTGCCGGGTTTCGATGTGTTGGCGCAATCGGCTTATTTGCTGGTAGCCGACAATCGCTATTTGCTGATGGGCAAGCAAGAAGTGGCATGTCAGGATGATGCTTGTGAGGTTTATCTGGGGAAGTCGAAGAGTTGA
- a CDS encoding transposase has translation MFLPTEIITVLGHFRPHFTRPTFQKMLLLFSGVILTRGRHTVSAALRYLGLANNPNYAKFHHLLNQARYSTLLLSRTLLAVLLQQFVGSDQEVTLVIDETLERRWGRKLSKRGHWRDSLLSSGGLNITNSGLR, from the coding sequence ATGTTCCTTCCAACTGAAATTATAACCGTGTTGGGGCATTTCCGCCCACATTTTACCCGCCCTACTTTTCAGAAAATGCTGTTGTTGTTTTCCGGGGTAATATTAACCAGGGGTCGGCATACGGTTAGCGCGGCTCTGCGTTACCTGGGATTAGCCAATAACCCTAATTATGCCAAATTCCACCATCTGCTCAACCAGGCACGTTATTCTACCCTTTTGCTTAGCCGTACCTTATTGGCAGTCCTGCTGCAACAGTTTGTAGGTTCTGACCAGGAAGTTACCCTGGTAATTGATGAAACGTTAGAACGGCGTTGGGGTCGCAAACTAAGCAAACGAGGTCATTGGCGGGATAGCCTGCTTTCCAGTGGTGGACTTAATATAACCAATAGTGGTCTGCGATAG